From Juglans regia cultivar Chandler chromosome 9, Walnut 2.0, whole genome shotgun sequence:
TCCACTTGTACTTGTTGGCATCCTTACATTTTGGGTTGGGCTTGCGCAGACTTTTAGTTTAGGTCTGTCAAACACTTCTCacaaagagaaatgctttagttatagataaattttataaaaataaatttacaatttaacgcAGTTTGATGTAATGCATCAGCTCATAGATTATGATGAAGTAAATTTAGCATATCGCATAAAATTATGtctatttgtaagtttatttttacaaattctttttataactaaatgTAACACTCCTCTTTTATAAAACAGATCAAGAGTTTTTGGTGTGTATCGTGCGCACGCGTGAACACATCTTATTTGTAAATTAGATTGGATTAAGTTTTTCATGTTCAAATATTTGTTACCATTAGAAAAACATAATGTGTGATATTGTCACAGTATTAAACGCTCTCctcataatttcatattttattatcaattaatatttttcagagtttttttctagttttcattttttcacaATCTCAATCCCAAATTTCTATTGATTAACTAGCGGctaaaataatgattattctTTCCggatcatttttcttaaatttttttctttttttttgtacaacAATTTTAAAGACAATTAAGGGAGATGAGGATGACCATTTGATATTTTCCGTGTGGGTGTGATGATAGTAATACGGGCAATCACTAGCTTTTCATTGCAAACTTGAAGACTTTTTATTTGTCAAAACACCATAGagttaggttgcgtttggacgGTAAGACTATCTAAGATCATCTAAGATAGTTTCATAtggatatgtatatatatgtaatatatattctcCATCTTAACTCAACACTGCCCATTGATAGgacttttatttgtaaaatatataaataaaataattattctatcactacaacaataaaccaatcattgatgagattcactacctttttaatttcatataaaaaagttaaaacatataTCAACCTACTTAaatacatccaaacacatctcaatgtaataattcacaaaaaccactcaaacatcttaactcattactatttacagctAAATTTAGATCATCTGAGATATTCTTAGCATCTAAACTAAGCCTTAGATACGTACCTTGTTTCTGTCGAGTATTTTGTcgaaattttctaaaatctttatgagattttgtgaaaatGGATGTGATGATAGTATTTCTCAGTACATCCTTATCATTGTGTATTAAAAAACTTCAAtgttaatactttttaattatcaaaCCAAGCGAAAGTTAGCTTCTTTCAATGTATATAAGTACTATCGATCGCCAATATAATTACTTTGTTGAAAATTGTGTACTATACGTTCATGAAAACTTGAACTTaagactttttatttattccactacaacaaataaggtcttttGGAATGAAAAGTGTCGTCCCAAAAGATTggcattttaataaaatgtccCAAGgtcgtcccaaaataccttttgggacgaaaattacaaattcgtcccaaaaaatatcttttgggaagaaattaagCTGAACCGTTCGATTGCGatcgaacatatattttttttcggGACGATTTAAATTCGTCTTGGAAAGTCGTTCGAACGACATaaataacattcgaacaaaGAGGGACTGTTCGAACGGGTACTTCATGACCGGTCGATTGATACCAGTCCGTACGATCAAATATATAGAGAGAAACAttcgaacaaacaaattgatgatcgaaCGGAAATAGTGAATTGCTTGTTTGAACGCGGTCGAACGACGCACAACGTTTTTACCGTTTGAACTCGAACGGTTATAAACTTATATCCGatttatatatgttcgaacgtttgatgaGAGTTCGAgtgattattattttcatggacaatactaatttaaaaccaaataaaaatttatatttcaaaaatacattacaaattgtcaatataaataaaactaatctaataagtcaaaactaaataaataaaatactaagaatactaataaaattattagtacATGAtatattattgttcattatgTAAAAACACttctaaagaaaattaattacttGGAGGtctgaattgttgcataagtATCTGCGTTTGAAGCTGCATCTGTCTATGTTGTTATTctatttggagttgcatctttTTTTGTTGATCTTTTTGCTGTTTTATGCACATTTCCATGTCCATTTGTTTcatcaattgagcctctaactcatgttATTTTGCAATCAATTTTTCGATCCTAAAATTTCCATTCTCTAACGCAATGACAGTAGTACTTGACTTTGATAAAAAAACCTAAAGGTTTTACACAACAACCAAAACCTCTCAAATATCTTGAACGTTGATGCAGAActtatgtaaaaatttcaacgtcacttgttgatgaattatgaTCTGATGCAACTTCAGCACggagggcaaccattttattatacacacaacatataaaattaattttgacacaataatttaaatgtttaattaaaagaaattataatatttacataattctcacgagcatcgggatgagtccactctccattactattagtatgtgatgcagcatatcattttgtcagatcataattgatGTCTGACTCTTTCTATAAGAGACAATGTTAAGATATGAAgccaatattaaaaacaaactatatagaataataaaacaagAGAGTACATTACCAATTTTTGAGAGAGACGAtgaaaagatcttgagcctacgtgatgatgaatcttcatcTTCGATCTAttcgttttgtttatagaacttcgcccTTGCATAGAAGTTGTCTTGTCACGAAGCACGAGACATTCgagatttcattttcttggGCATGTTCCTGATGACAGGGCTAATATTCAGAGTGGTGCAAAGCTGGGAGATATTGGAATATCGATTGGTGACGCATCTACACAGGCCAAGGCATCACGCACATCTATTTGCGAGGAGATGACTGACATACTGCGTGTTGAGATCAGCGGTGATCGATGCAGTACATACTGCTATGACTGAGTTGcatacagagattatggctagCATCTTTGAGTTACGTATAGAGGTTAATGAGTTATGTACAAAGATCATTAATGCCAATAATACAACTCAGGTCACGCTTAGTACTCGACTAGCACAAGTAGAGAGACAATTAGCTACAGTCGAGATTGTGTGCAGAGATCTCGCATcacagtagtttctattttttatttatatttttttttgttatagttatggacaatatatatggtgttttgataatttgctttagttgtaaattaaatattttatatttttgggagtaattattgatttatattatgtggtgtatgattgataatatttatttaattaaaaatcttatttaacataaaagaaatcattaaaatatttttaaattaattacataaaactaattaatgaatttgtatatatgatagatatattttttatattttgagttacgtactaagattaaaattatacgttcgaatgtataaatgtggtgcttgaatatgttcgaactaaatatattccgttcgaacggtttagaaacaTTCCCACCAggttttgccaccaaatattttctgtttgaacaaaaataattatcgttcgaacggttttgaaCTTTCCCCAGAATAATTAATTACTTTCCTGCCAAGATTTttctgttcgaacgtatttttttccgttcgaatgaaaaaaactttttgagacacTTTAAttcgtcacaaaaaatactgttcgaacatatattttgtcattcgaacggttttgtaaagtcatcatttttttgagatgaaatttaactttcgtcccaaaaaaatgacttttagaaatgaaatttatttcgTCCTTAAAtcatttcgtccctaaaagtcaattttgttgtagtgttcAAACCACATGAGTGTGAGCTtatttccatgattttctttaatgtctttgaaattatgatttttgtgaAACCTTTAGaagacttttttattattattaaaattttaaatatatttttattgatatttaaatatgGTGAGATCAGTTAATTAATTGTTGTTCGAGAGAAAAGTTTCGATTCTTTAATTTTAGCTTTTGCTAAAGTAGTTTTTAGTCTTCgtttttttaaatcatgaaatttgataCGAGCTGTGATTTggcaaaaactatttttttgagatgaattataTTTGCATATAATATTGAGCTAGGGTGAAAAGAGTTTTCAAGAAAAGTTGAAATAAGTTTTAGACGTATTTTATAATGGTTTCTcatgatatttaaaataaaaacaaattttaaacccaataaatatttttgatatgttttttttgaATCAGGTGATCCGATctccccttatttatttattctagtAGAGGAAGTTTTATCTAGAATACTTAAAAGGCTGGTGGGTTTGGGAAAGATTACTCCATTTTATCATCCTCGAGGGGCTCCTATTATTTCCCATCTTCTTTATGCGGATGATATAGTGATTTTTGTGAATGGTGGAAAGGCATCGTTAAGGAATTTTTCGAAGGTGTTGAAGCAATATGAAGAATGGTCGGGTCAGGTGGTTAACAAGCGAAAATCTTCTATATGTTTTTCGAAGAACATTACCTCCTCTCGATATTGCATGTTACTTCGGCTAACTAGTTTTAGTGAGGGTAGTCTTCCTTTCAATTATTTGGGTGTTCCTATAATATCTGGAAGACTACTTGATGTGCATTTTGAATGGTTAATCAATAAAGTAAGGGATCGATTAGAGGGGTGTAAGACTCGTCTTCTATCCAGTGGTGCtcggttattattattaaagcatgTTTTGCAAAGCATTCACTGCCTTTCGATTTTACAAACTCCTAAGGTTGTTATTGATAAATTGAAGAGATATATGAGTACCTTTTTTTGGGATATGCGTGATGGAAAGCCAAAGAAAAAATGGCATGCTTGGGGTGACTTCTGTAGGTCGGTGTTAGAGGGTGGTGTGGGTCTTCAGAATTTGCAGGAAGTGCAAGCATCTTTGCATATGAAATTGACTTGGAACCTCATCCAAGGGAAATCGACCTAGTCTAAGTTTTTTCTTGCAAACTATGTTGGCCAAAAGCATATTACTATGGTTGATACTAAGAAGGGATCcaagttttggaaaatgctttTGAGTAACTTTCCTACTGTTTCTTGAAATTCAAAGTGGAGGGTGAGGGAAGGAAAATTGTCATTCTGGCGAGACGAGTGGCTTAGTGATGGTCCGATTAATGAACATCATCATGTTAGTGAGTTACCGGATTCATTGTTGTCTGCATGGAAAACAGAAAATGGATGGAATTTTAAGGTACTTGATCGTTTGGTGGGAGTAGAAAAGACTGATTAGATCATGGATGAGTTGAGAAAAATTAAACCAGGGAAAGATATGCTTATTTGGTTGCCGAATTCTCAAGGGAATTTTTCAACCCGTAGTGCATGGGAGTGTATATGGATTTGTTCTCCTAAAATTCCATGGATGAACTGGGTGTGGCATTCTTCGTTGCCAAGAAAAATTTTGATAGTTATGTTGATAGTTATGTTGAAGACTTTTCCACACCTGGTatctaaatgtgattgttgtactTCAAAAGGTTATGAGGATCAAAATCATATCCTTGCATTGGGGGATTTTGTGAGCAGGAATGGTGTATTTGTTCAAATTAGTTAGGAATGCCTCTGTTGGAACCTGGAAACAAAAGATTGAATCTTGGTACAAGCGAGCTAAAAACAATTCTCAGAGTGGACAATTGATTGGAAttagggctgtaatcgagctgAGCCGAGCTTTGGCTtgtcgagctcggctcgactcaaaatactcgagctcgAGCCCGAGTCtgagctcgagattttttttttattttgtgttcaagctcgactcgataagcttaactctcaactcgagctcgtgctcgtcccacaaacgagtttgagtggagctcgagctcgaattgtttattttttattttttgaataagatttaataattaataaattaaataaataaaaaatctaatattgaatttatacaactaacaagtagaacctctattgaattataaaattttaaaaaaattataaacttaatatgataacatatatctatttcatatatggttcccacatactagtatatgaaattattaaattatcaactaattattatacaaattataaaatatacctatgaagtatattcactggatagacataagtaattagattacatattatatatttaattataaaagtggtatgcttatattattagctaatacatatatatatatatgtatatattcatagatgtatatatatatttatcaatatatgaatgagttttaatcgagtcgagctaacgagtcgactcgagcataaacgagccttagccgagtcgagtcgagttttgtcgggtatgtgtcatttacaaatcgagcgagtatctgctttcacgaatgagtttttttttttttttcttcttcttcttcttcttcttccacgaGTCGAGTtcaattcgagtttaaccgagcgagTTTGGTGGCGTTAGTGTAAGGCAAGGATGGAGGGGGAGCAAGAATCGGTACAAGCGGTTTGGAGTTCTATCAAATATTGGTTGGCGATTgcaagtgaaaaaataaataagtcttTAGGTTTAAGCCGCCGAGATGAGGAAATTTTGAAGTTATTAAATTTGCTTATTAAggttcaaaaacaaaaacctgcTCAGATAGTCAAATGGTCTCCTCCTCCTATGGATTGGTTTAAACTCAATGTTGATGGAAGCTCTTTTGGAAAACCAGGGTCTTCAGGTGCGGGAGGAGCGATCTGTGATCATAGAGGAGATTTGCTTATTGGATTTTCAATATTTACTGGTATTCGGTCAAATAATGTTGTAGAATTTATGGGTTTGCTTTAAGGTCTAcgaatattgtgatttttgggTTTGTAAAATGTCGAGATTGAGATGGATTCTATGTTGGTGATAGAGTGGTTACGAAAAAAGAGATGTGGCTTCTGGTACTTGGAGGATTACTGGGAGGAATTACTTAAACTGTTGGATGGGCTCTTTTTCGCTTTCGGCATATATATTTAGAGGGAATGTAATTTTTTGGCAGATAACTTTGCTTGTTGGGTGCTTCAGGGGTCTGCAAGGTTTGGAAGCATAGTTCTGAGCTTCCTAGACATCTCAGAGGTCACTTTCGCTTGGATAAGGGGCCGGGGTTATTCTTTTATTCGTTTGTAAGGTGTTATGTGTAGAGGTCTGTTATTGTTATTTCTTGGTTTATGTCTTTTGGTTTTGTGGGTCTTTTCTGAGAGGTATAGGTTCTTTATTTGCTACCACGGCTTCTCCTCAGCCTTTTATATATGAGGATGAATAATAATGAGGCTTGACCtccatctttttttaaaaaacagtgataaatagaataaaacatgtttttgcaTAAAATCACGTATGTAATTTGTATTACGTTTCGTCAAAGCtttttttgtggtattttttaatcataaaactGAGATAAATGATTATAGAAAGAAAGACGCGGGCCCTCGTTGCTCAAGCTTACCATACTTACACATCACACACATGAAAAATGTTGGACACAACCTTTACATGCTTTACATGCATCTTCTTGAACGAGGATGAAAGGTCTCACTTCTCCGGCTGGAATATGTTGGGCCACCCCCTTTCCGATTATATGTAAAACGTCGGTGGTGAAGCAGCTAGCTAGAAGCTTGGCAATAATGACCGGAAGTGGTCCCGTCGGTCCCGAGCTTGGCAATAGTCTTTGTGGTCATTATTCCACAGGCAGGACGCTTATAAATCATGGCAAGCCTCTCATGATTTGTGTATCAAGGGAAGAAGCAATAAGTCTAGTTTCTGTCGCgcctattaatattttattcatacatTTGAAAAGATCGAggtggatttaattatttatattttgaagaatttatatctaaatataaTACCGTTCCAAATCAAGCGTACTGCATATCCATAATGTTTCTTCAGCTTGTGCtctaatattttgtgtttgttttacaGCTTGTTGGAAGTGGCTAGCACGAGTATTATGGCACCAACTTATTCCTCTGTAGTGTTCTCAGTGAGGCGTCGGGAGCCAGTGTTAGTTGTGCCTTCGGAGCCAACACCTAATGAATTAAAGCAACTCTCAGACATAGATGATCAGGAAGGCCTCCGTTTTCAGTTTCCTTTGATAATGTTTTACTCCAATTACAATCCATCGATATTGATGGTACAAAAAATAGACGACCCCGCGAAGGTGATTAGAGAAGCTCTGGCTAAAGCGCTGGTGTATTACTACCCTTTTGCTGGTAGACTTAAAGAAGGACACAACCGGAAACTTATGGTGGATTGCACAGGAGAAGGGATCTTATTCGTTGAAGGTGACGCCGACGTCACACTCGCGCAGCTCGGTGACACAATTCGACCACCATGTCCGTATATTGAAGAGTTTTTGCATGATGTGCCTGGATCCAACGCTATCCTCGGATGCCCTTTGCTACTCATtcaggtgtatatatataagttttgtataAGTTTTATACTTTAAATCAATAGTTTGATTGCTGTTCATAGATTAAAGTCTTTGATATTGCAAAAAGTCTTGGTTGCCTAAATTGTCCTTAAAAACATGATGCAGGTGACCCGTTTAAGATGTGGGGGATTCGTCTTTGCAGTCCGACTAAACCACACCATCAGTGATTCTCTTGGGTTGGTCCAGCTCCTAAGAGCCGTTGCAGAGATGACAAGTGGTGCATGTGCACCATCGCA
This genomic window contains:
- the LOC108993448 gene encoding methanol O-anthraniloyltransferase-like; the encoded protein is MTGSGPVGPELGNSLCGHYSTGRTLINHGKPLMICVSREEAISLVSVAPINILFIHLKRSSLLEVASTSIMAPTYSSVVFSVRRREPVLVVPSEPTPNELKQLSDIDDQEGLRFQFPLIMFYSNYNPSILMVQKIDDPAKVIREALAKALVYYYPFAGRLKEGHNRKLMVDCTGEGILFVEGDADVTLAQLGDTIRPPCPYIEEFLHDVPGSNAILGCPLLLIQVTRLRCGGFVFAVRLNHTISDSLGLVQLLRAVAEMTSGACAPSQQPVWQREIFNARDPPRVTCIHHEYEEGDKTIDNNSTTPTLQEEINSINMVHKSFFFGPKEMGSLRKHLPPHLWASSSTFEILSACLWRCRTIALAFDPNEDVRLSCMINARGKQGLQVPNGYYGNAFAFPTALTKAELLCNNPLGYALELVKKTKSQMSEEYIRSVTGLMVTKGRPRYITAGNYLVADTTRVGFEGIDFGWGKPVYGGPSGAIPYVSFYARFKNSKGEDGVVVPIWLPLPAMERFQQELLKITREPRIITSML